From one Peredibacter starrii genomic stretch:
- a CDS encoding DUF3703 domain-containing protein has protein sequence MMLREKKFEDELQFYRLALTSKDNTKVRHHLGRAHVLSQNSTLKHLYVHALMFGFALRTFDLKETFGQILRLVVTVPGHMIGKVPRGNIGWSTVGLTQVMQVPEDLESVLTE, from the coding sequence ATGATGTTACGAGAGAAGAAATTTGAAGATGAGTTGCAGTTTTATCGTTTGGCCCTTACATCAAAGGACAACACTAAGGTTCGCCATCATTTGGGACGAGCTCATGTCCTTTCTCAGAACTCAACTTTGAAGCACCTTTATGTACATGCTTTAATGTTTGGTTTTGCTTTGAGGACATTTGATTTGAAAGAAACTTTTGGACAAATTCTTCGTTTAGTTGTCACAGTTCCTGGCCATATGATTGGAAAAGTTCCGAGAGGCAATATTGGTTGGAGCACAGTGGGACTTACACAAGTCATGCAAGTCCCGGAGGATTTAGAGTCAGTACTAACGGAGTGA
- the arsC gene encoding arsenate reductase (glutaredoxin) (This arsenate reductase requires both glutathione and glutaredoxin to convert arsenate to arsenite, after which the efflux transporter formed by ArsA and ArsB can extrude the arsenite from the cell, providing resistance.) gives MTKFQIVHNPRCSKSRDALAILKEHGIEPEIIEYLNGGLNRELLLKIIETLNIHPKEMVRTKEEEFQALKIDLNNSQDVIKALLDHPKLLERPIVLKGNKAVIGRPPENVLSLID, from the coding sequence ATGACAAAATTTCAAATCGTTCACAACCCTCGCTGCTCTAAAAGCCGAGACGCTCTGGCCATCCTCAAAGAACACGGAATCGAACCAGAAATCATTGAGTACCTCAATGGTGGTTTGAACCGCGAGCTCTTACTAAAAATTATTGAGACTTTAAATATTCACCCCAAAGAAATGGTTCGAACGAAAGAAGAAGAGTTCCAGGCCCTTAAAATCGATCTAAATAACTCTCAGGACGTCATTAAAGCTCTTTTGGATCATCCAAAGCTCCTTGAACGCCCTATTGTCTTAAAAGGCAATAAAGCAGTTATAGGACGCCCACCAGAAAATGTCCTAAGTCTTATTGACTGA
- a CDS encoding BspA family leucine-rich repeat surface protein, with translation MKVFSFILILLSLWGCSGGQGTNTTLSVSRSFSITGSTGGLMVYITNKTKNTTAAISFQSTTKNITLEHGDYNFKAVGWDGVEALHGNFLCGESNANLKDPKATVEISINSNNCKNDAFVPATFRATAGIATLSLTSCQNISSVSGFGSTCDDSQRGLIESYRVRLVSYESKSAINSDVGLNSPCIAARSAPNGTLSTDIRLPYGNSEGIYATAVETFLDGNCSTGKVRHYFPWGLAYPSSDAISVVHSNGYTVNLFGQRGSQALVLNSITISSSNANPAFAKSGDSVYLNITTNRPATFSATINSVPATVTGSGNTYTVTRVLTSSEPAGVISFEITAEGNAYSAITTGSGVDYYPPITAPNITLIDPVISPSYDNTPTFQVSNLATNANFSLYSDPTCSMSIQSGTYTGSTSIITSSPLVQGNHTIYVKQTDPAGNISSCSSPVNYTYQPVQITGVSATSSNMTNNSFAKMGDTIIINFTSNYTSLPLTAMLNGNNATITPQGGTIYQISYTVAGGIPEGVLNLVVQHLGLPVHNQATTILIDYTAPVQPTITRNSPTADAAHDKQLYIQASNLEIGGQVKIYYDASCSTLATQLPISTTSHILTVSGLGVQQYQFYSRQYDQAGNGSPCTSTSVAYRVKAPFISKWQTTSANETINLPLPTGNIYNFKVDWGDGSAAETFTGNVASHTYATAGNYTMTIIGVMEAWSFNGGGSKDKIKEVTDFGEMGWKNLYGAFKGCLNLTVFNGGVYNQVTNMGSMFSEAPQVNPNTMNWNTSSVTNMSSLFYNATSATPDTLNWDTSNVTLMESMFDGATAANPNTMNWNTSQVTFMRYMFRNATSANPNTATWNTGNVTNMGGMFQGAVIANPDTSNWNTSNVIEMHNMFNGATIANPDTSNWDTANVVSMDSMFKYATVANPDTSNWDTSNVTMMTYMFYGATSANPDTSSWDFGQVDNVIDMFYQSDIDVTNWSNFLVRAALTGQSGVGITLEAPTVYNPAIFDSNAQVALSNRGWTVNNNFPQ, from the coding sequence ATGAAGGTCTTTAGTTTCATTCTAATTTTGCTTTCACTCTGGGGTTGTTCCGGCGGTCAAGGAACAAATACAACGCTATCAGTATCGCGTTCATTTTCCATTACAGGCTCAACTGGTGGCCTGATGGTCTACATTACTAATAAAACTAAAAACACAACTGCGGCCATCTCATTTCAATCTACCACAAAGAACATCACACTCGAACATGGTGACTATAACTTCAAAGCGGTTGGTTGGGACGGTGTTGAAGCATTACATGGAAACTTTCTTTGTGGTGAATCTAATGCTAATTTAAAAGACCCAAAAGCCACCGTAGAAATTTCGATCAATAGTAATAACTGTAAAAATGATGCTTTCGTTCCGGCGACTTTCAGGGCGACCGCCGGGATTGCAACGTTAAGTCTAACGTCTTGTCAAAACATCTCAAGCGTTTCAGGTTTTGGAAGCACCTGTGATGATTCTCAGCGCGGCCTGATTGAATCTTATCGAGTAAGGCTAGTGAGCTATGAATCAAAATCTGCAATTAACTCAGATGTTGGTTTGAACAGTCCTTGTATCGCGGCCAGATCAGCACCTAATGGAACACTATCAACCGACATAAGATTGCCTTACGGAAATTCTGAAGGGATATATGCCACCGCGGTTGAAACTTTTCTTGATGGAAATTGTTCCACTGGAAAAGTTCGTCACTATTTCCCATGGGGGCTTGCCTATCCTTCAAGTGATGCAATTTCGGTTGTTCACAGTAATGGCTATACAGTAAATCTTTTTGGCCAAAGAGGTTCTCAAGCGTTAGTTCTAAATTCAATTACAATCAGTTCTTCAAACGCTAATCCGGCCTTTGCAAAGTCTGGAGACTCTGTTTATCTAAATATTACAACGAATAGACCGGCGACATTTTCAGCTACTATCAATTCGGTTCCGGCCACAGTTACAGGTTCAGGTAACACATATACGGTCACTCGCGTACTGACCTCTTCTGAACCAGCAGGTGTGATCAGTTTTGAAATTACAGCTGAAGGAAATGCTTATAGCGCAATAACGACAGGATCAGGGGTCGACTATTACCCACCGATTACAGCTCCGAACATAACACTTATCGATCCAGTTATTAGTCCTTCTTATGACAACACTCCGACCTTCCAGGTGAGTAACCTCGCGACCAACGCGAACTTTAGTCTTTATTCTGATCCGACCTGCTCAATGAGTATTCAATCCGGAACTTACACTGGCTCTACTTCAATCATCACATCAAGTCCACTGGTGCAGGGTAACCATACAATCTATGTGAAACAAACGGATCCGGCAGGCAACATCTCGTCTTGTTCGTCTCCCGTAAACTATACTTATCAGCCAGTTCAAATCACGGGAGTCAGCGCTACCTCAAGTAACATGACCAATAATTCTTTTGCTAAAATGGGTGATACGATCATTATCAACTTCACCTCCAACTATACGTCTTTACCATTGACCGCAATGTTAAATGGAAATAATGCGACTATTACCCCGCAGGGTGGGACTATTTATCAAATCAGTTACACCGTGGCCGGAGGAATTCCTGAAGGGGTGTTGAATCTGGTGGTCCAGCATTTGGGTCTACCTGTTCACAATCAGGCAACTACCATTTTGATTGATTACACCGCCCCAGTGCAGCCAACCATTACCCGCAATTCACCCACGGCCGACGCTGCTCACGACAAACAACTTTATATTCAAGCGAGCAATCTTGAAATTGGTGGACAGGTAAAAATTTATTATGATGCTTCTTGTTCGACATTGGCGACTCAATTGCCAATTTCAACAACCTCTCACATTTTGACTGTGTCTGGTTTAGGGGTTCAGCAATATCAATTTTACTCAAGACAATATGATCAAGCTGGAAATGGTTCGCCCTGTACCTCAACATCTGTGGCCTACCGAGTAAAAGCGCCCTTCATCTCTAAATGGCAAACGACATCAGCTAATGAGACCATCAATCTCCCACTACCAACCGGAAACATTTATAATTTTAAAGTTGATTGGGGGGATGGTTCAGCTGCCGAAACTTTCACTGGTAATGTGGCCTCTCACACATATGCCACCGCCGGAAACTATACTATGACCATCATTGGTGTCATGGAGGCCTGGTCGTTTAACGGTGGAGGATCAAAAGATAAAATCAAAGAGGTCACTGACTTTGGTGAAATGGGATGGAAAAATCTTTATGGAGCTTTTAAAGGTTGTCTCAATTTAACTGTATTCAATGGTGGTGTATACAATCAAGTAACTAATATGGGCTCGATGTTTAGTGAGGCCCCTCAAGTGAATCCAAACACTATGAATTGGAACACATCAAGTGTAACTAACATGTCTTCTCTCTTCTATAATGCCACGTCTGCTACTCCTGATACATTAAATTGGGACACGAGTAATGTTACATTAATGGAAAGCATGTTTGACGGTGCAACTGCGGCCAATCCAAACACTATGAATTGGAACACTTCTCAGGTTACTTTTATGAGATACATGTTCCGGAATGCAACATCCGCAAATCCTAATACTGCGACCTGGAACACTGGAAATGTAACTAACATGGGTGGTATGTTTCAAGGTGCAGTAATTGCCAACCCTGATACATCTAACTGGAACACTAGCAACGTCATCGAAATGCATAATATGTTCAATGGTGCTACCATTGCCAATCCAGATACATCCAACTGGGACACGGCCAATGTAGTATCAATGGATAGCATGTTTAAGTACGCCACGGTCGCAAATCCTGATACATCGAATTGGGACACATCAAATGTGACGATGATGACTTACATGTTCTATGGTGCCACTTCTGCAAATCCAGATACGTCAAGTTGGGATTTTGGCCAGGTTGATAACGTAATAGACATGTTCTATCAAAGTGATATTGATGTTACAAATTGGAGTAACTTTCTAGTTCGTGCTGCCCTAACTGGTCAGTCAGGTGTCGGCATCACGCTAGAAGCTCCAACAGTTTACAATCCAGCAATCTTTGATTCTAATGCACAGGTCGCTCTCAGCAATAGAGGCTGGACGGTCAATAACAATTTCCCTCAATAG
- a CDS encoding SlyX family protein codes for MDEKRIIDLEIRFSHLDDFIDQLNKIVTDQQRTIDRLEKEILDLKRSATGGSGVDSTRSLKDDKPPHY; via the coding sequence ATGGATGAGAAACGTATTATCGACTTGGAAATCAGATTTTCACATCTGGACGACTTTATTGATCAACTTAATAAGATTGTTACAGACCAACAGAGAACAATTGATCGTTTGGAAAAAGAGATTTTAGATCTTAAACGTTCGGCCACTGGTGGAAGTGGAGTAGACAGCACCCGAAGTTTGAAAGACGATAAGCCTCCTCATTACTAA